In a genomic window of Occallatibacter riparius:
- a CDS encoding carbohydrate porin, translated as MHVSRFFGLVLILISSGIAASAQTAPNADLGQVRHEMEQLKQEYQKMSAAYEARLKQLDARLQQLESTSPQPALVSAAVVTTRPTPVVATTAASTPTAANPANQNAQTQEQGGESPRPIQETTDSIQQSLSQQRENAVRERLETVLHNFVDVTGYFRAGYGRDDEGGPQVTFQAPGAMAKAGRLGNEAENYGELAISKSFYLPGAFSLKKNSAGGPATSPTAQFLVRISMFNPYQNYNASSNTTFGIAEAWGAVGHLSDSQPALNVWAGNRYYRRHDVHIDDFFLYNMSGGGGGVEDIKLPFGKMALAWIGLGSQSGFSDIPEPNTTNKAGFSKGNFDFRLYDMPMLGGRGEFGFDVSKTSSGKDQSGAEAPGATGVGFTFIHTADKWLGESNMNKFYIQYGRGPAKTFTSGFETYTTPAGSFIRPDASDSYRFRVADNVIFEPGNHFTVSPVVIYQLTDYKQFGGSQHWFSAGVRPQAHFNDFVSLAFEPFVDWTDNKETHVSDHLFKFTFAPQVSLGRHFMSRPAIRGFVTYAQWGNGFKGQIGGPDYLNSTQGVTWGAQMESWW; from the coding sequence ATGCACGTCAGCCGATTCTTCGGTCTTGTTCTGATCCTTATAAGCAGCGGCATCGCAGCAAGTGCGCAGACAGCGCCGAACGCCGACCTGGGCCAGGTCAGGCATGAGATGGAACAGCTCAAGCAGGAATACCAAAAGATGAGCGCCGCCTACGAGGCGCGACTGAAGCAACTCGATGCCCGCCTGCAACAATTGGAAAGCACGAGCCCGCAACCCGCTCTAGTCTCCGCTGCAGTAGTAACAACGAGGCCAACCCCCGTTGTCGCTACCACTGCTGCGAGCACGCCGACGGCAGCCAATCCTGCAAATCAGAACGCGCAAACCCAGGAGCAGGGAGGAGAGTCACCAAGGCCGATTCAGGAAACAACCGACTCGATCCAGCAGTCCCTCTCGCAACAGCGAGAGAACGCCGTCCGCGAACGGCTGGAGACAGTGCTACACAACTTCGTCGATGTCACTGGATACTTCAGAGCCGGTTACGGACGCGATGATGAAGGAGGCCCGCAGGTCACATTCCAGGCTCCAGGCGCCATGGCCAAGGCGGGCAGGTTGGGCAACGAAGCTGAGAACTACGGAGAACTCGCAATCAGCAAGAGCTTCTATCTTCCCGGCGCATTCTCGTTGAAGAAGAATTCCGCTGGTGGCCCAGCCACTTCGCCCACGGCACAATTCCTCGTTCGCATCTCGATGTTCAACCCGTATCAGAACTACAACGCGTCGTCGAACACCACCTTCGGCATCGCAGAAGCATGGGGCGCCGTCGGGCATCTGAGCGACAGTCAGCCAGCCCTGAACGTCTGGGCCGGCAATCGCTATTACCGCCGCCACGATGTCCACATCGATGACTTCTTCCTTTACAACATGAGCGGCGGCGGCGGCGGCGTGGAAGATATCAAGCTGCCCTTCGGCAAGATGGCGCTTGCCTGGATCGGCCTCGGCTCTCAGAGCGGCTTCAGCGATATTCCGGAGCCGAATACCACAAACAAAGCAGGCTTCAGCAAGGGCAATTTCGATTTCCGCCTCTACGACATGCCAATGCTGGGCGGCAGGGGCGAGTTCGGATTCGATGTTTCGAAGACCTCATCCGGCAAGGATCAGAGTGGCGCGGAGGCTCCCGGTGCGACGGGCGTTGGCTTCACGTTCATCCACACGGCAGACAAGTGGCTGGGCGAAAGCAACATGAACAAGTTCTACATCCAGTACGGACGCGGGCCGGCCAAGACATTCACTTCCGGCTTCGAGACCTACACCACTCCTGCCGGCTCCTTCATCCGCCCCGACGCTTCCGACTCCTACCGATTCCGCGTCGCGGATAACGTCATCTTCGAGCCCGGCAACCACTTCACCGTCAGCCCAGTGGTCATCTACCAACTGACGGACTACAAGCAGTTCGGAGGCTCGCAGCACTGGTTCTCCGCAGGCGTGAGGCCCCAGGCGCACTTCAACGACTTCGTCAGCCTGGCCTTCGAGCCTTTCGTCGACTGGACCGACAACAAAGAAACCCACGTCAGCGACCACCTGTTCAAATTCACGTTCGCTCCGCAGGTCTCGCTGGGACGTCACTTCATGAGCCGCCCAGCCATCCGCGGATTCGTAACGTATGCGCAGTGGGGCAACGGATTCAAGGGCCAGATCGGCGGCCCCGACTACCTCAACAGCACGCAGGGCGTTACCTGGGGTGCCCAGATGGAAAGCTGGTGGTAG
- a CDS encoding Cof-type HAD-IIB family hydrolase: protein MHLPVRLVAIDMDGTLLPTFGQKIGDRTARALRAAQAAGITVAIATGRRHAYSAPLLADHGLRNDTPLITSNGAVTRTLANEPMDHCHLEARVARGLCGLLRPFGVLVFTFDRSGPGELVLEDLETAKERIQLWINANRPAIEIVKPLERALDGPEDPIQGMVTGTMDQMKAAERALRASELHKYCECVRTEYPVRDLSILDLMPPGVTKGWALERLARRLGIDRKEVMAIGDNWNDLDMLEWAAQGIVMGNAAQELRTMAKVRGWKQALTNDQEGVAVILEQVVARQTASAGA from the coding sequence ATGCATCTCCCGGTTCGCCTGGTGGCGATTGACATGGATGGAACCCTTCTTCCCACCTTCGGGCAGAAGATTGGCGACCGGACGGCCCGCGCTCTGCGCGCCGCGCAGGCGGCAGGAATTACCGTCGCCATTGCCACCGGCCGCCGCCACGCCTATTCCGCTCCATTATTGGCAGACCACGGCCTGCGAAACGATACGCCGCTGATCACATCGAACGGCGCGGTCACCCGCACCCTGGCCAACGAACCCATGGATCACTGCCATCTTGAAGCTCGCGTCGCTCGCGGTCTTTGCGGTCTGCTCCGGCCCTTCGGCGTCCTTGTCTTCACCTTCGACCGCTCCGGCCCCGGTGAACTGGTTCTCGAGGACCTGGAGACGGCGAAAGAACGGATCCAGCTTTGGATCAACGCCAACCGCCCCGCCATTGAAATCGTCAAGCCGTTGGAGCGCGCGCTCGATGGCCCCGAAGATCCCATTCAGGGCATGGTCACCGGCACCATGGATCAAATGAAGGCCGCCGAAAGGGCTTTGCGCGCCAGCGAGTTGCACAAGTATTGTGAGTGCGTCCGAACCGAGTATCCCGTCCGCGATCTCTCGATCCTCGACCTCATGCCGCCGGGAGTCACCAAGGGCTGGGCGCTCGAGCGGCTCGCACGCCGCCTCGGCATCGACCGTAAAGAGGTCATGGCCATTGGCGATAACTGGAACGACCTGGATATGCTGGAGTGGGCCGCCCAGGGCATCGTAATGGGTAACGCCGCGCAGGAACTGCGCACGATGGCGAAGGTTCGCGGCTGGAAGCAGGCGCTCACGAACGATCAGGAGGGCGTGGCCGTCATTCTAGAGCAGGTGGTTGCGCGGCAGACGGCCTCCGCCGGCGCGTAA
- a CDS encoding lytic transglycosylase domain-containing protein: protein MTHIRGKLVLTATALAALALPCRAAERVSLTNGFALTCAHHETVEGRVRLYSSANASSYIEFPPADIASIETVPDPPPSAEPETAESTPAARPTTPAKLTPADLHEMLATAGQAHHLDVDLLASVVKAESGGNPRAKSRAGAKGLMQLMDGTASDLGVHDSYKPEDNVRGGSAYLDGLLTRYHDNLALALAAYNAGPAAVDKYRGIPPYRETRLYVARVIHEFNRRVIARQRLAQQEANSSSQASAGR from the coding sequence TTGACCCATATCCGGGGAAAACTCGTTCTGACAGCAACCGCTTTGGCGGCGCTGGCGCTGCCCTGCCGTGCCGCGGAACGGGTTTCGCTAACCAACGGGTTTGCCTTGACGTGCGCGCATCACGAGACGGTGGAGGGACGCGTACGCCTTTACTCCAGCGCCAACGCCAGCAGCTACATCGAGTTCCCGCCCGCTGACATCGCTAGCATCGAGACCGTTCCTGATCCGCCTCCGAGCGCCGAACCGGAGACCGCCGAATCGACCCCGGCTGCCCGTCCAACGACGCCTGCCAAGCTGACACCGGCCGACCTGCACGAGATGCTGGCGACCGCCGGCCAGGCACACCACCTTGATGTCGACCTGCTGGCCAGTGTGGTCAAGGCTGAGAGCGGCGGCAATCCGCGGGCAAAGAGCCGGGCTGGCGCCAAAGGCCTGATGCAGCTCATGGACGGCACCGCCTCCGACCTCGGCGTGCATGACAGCTACAAGCCCGAGGATAACGTGCGCGGTGGCTCCGCGTATCTCGACGGTCTGCTCACTCGCTACCACGACAATCTCGCCCTGGCGCTGGCGGCCTACAACGCCGGCCCCGCCGCAGTGGACAAATATCGCGGCATCCCTCCCTATCGTGAAACGCGGCTCTACGTCGCTCGCGTTATCCACGAATTCAATCGCCGCGTGATCGCCCGTCAGCGCCTCGCTCAGCAAGAGGCCAACAGCTCGTCGCAGGCCTCCGCCGGACGCTGA
- a CDS encoding lysylphosphatidylglycerol synthase transmembrane domain-containing protein yields MKKKQWFVGLVVLVALAALVIWGRNRIHFDFAEFRSQLAGADWTKIAIGLACIYLGYVIRSARWALLLRHNRRVPALSLVGTQVMGFTAVALIGRVADLVRPYLVAKKTNLDLSSQVAVYIVERLCDMGAIAVLFSLAILQLPQDAIVKAINHWPRLAAMSHNAPWIAALLLRFGGLILTAFGALFLIAIRLSGDTLAGMAERAFGIMSKNLGHAVGEKIRTFRTGLDTIRSFSDFALLVLSSVGMWAMIAFAYVETMHAFRASEVLANISISKCILLMVVSGGASLLQLPVIGWFSQIGLVAAAITGFFAAGPEASTACAAMLLVVTFLGIVPVGLIWAQFENVNLRKISAESEHAGEGIADNAGAEG; encoded by the coding sequence TTGAAGAAGAAGCAATGGTTTGTTGGGCTTGTCGTGCTGGTTGCACTGGCTGCGCTCGTGATTTGGGGGCGCAACCGCATTCACTTTGATTTTGCCGAGTTCCGCTCGCAGCTCGCAGGAGCCGACTGGACCAAGATCGCCATCGGGCTCGCCTGCATTTACCTGGGCTATGTGATCCGCTCGGCACGCTGGGCGCTGCTGCTGCGCCACAACCGGCGCGTGCCGGCGCTGTCGCTGGTGGGCACGCAGGTCATGGGATTCACGGCAGTAGCCCTGATCGGGCGCGTGGCTGACCTGGTGCGTCCTTATCTGGTTGCGAAAAAGACCAACCTTGACCTCAGCTCGCAGGTCGCTGTCTATATTGTGGAACGGCTCTGCGATATGGGCGCCATCGCCGTACTGTTCTCGCTCGCAATTCTGCAGTTGCCGCAAGACGCGATTGTAAAAGCCATAAACCATTGGCCACGCCTCGCAGCTATGAGCCATAACGCTCCTTGGATCGCCGCGCTACTCCTTCGCTTTGGCGGTCTTATCCTCACTGCTTTCGGCGCGCTGTTCCTCATTGCCATCAGGCTCAGCGGCGACACGCTCGCCGGAATGGCGGAGCGTGCGTTCGGCATCATGTCAAAGAACCTTGGCCACGCCGTCGGCGAGAAGATCCGCACGTTCCGGACTGGGCTGGATACGATCCGGTCCTTCTCAGATTTTGCGTTGCTGGTACTGTCCTCAGTGGGCATGTGGGCGATGATCGCGTTCGCCTATGTCGAGACAATGCATGCATTTAGGGCTAGCGAAGTGCTGGCAAACATCAGCATCTCCAAGTGCATTCTTCTCATGGTGGTGAGCGGCGGCGCCAGCCTGCTGCAACTGCCGGTGATCGGATGGTTCTCGCAGATCGGCCTGGTGGCAGCGGCAATCACCGGGTTCTTTGCAGCCGGCCCTGAGGCTTCGACCGCCTGCGCGGCGATGCTTCTCGTGGTCACCTTCCTGGGCATCGTACCGGTTGGCCTGATCTGGGCGCAGTTCGAGAACGTGAATCTGCGCAAGATCAGCGCGGAGAGTGAGCACGCGGGAGAAGGAATCGCCGACAATGCCGGCGCCGAAGGGTGA
- a CDS encoding DUF502 domain-containing protein: MKPVAHRALHDFKHNILAGIITAGPLFITWLVFSFVIGVLAKVGLPIVALLAVVFPGSISESKGFQYTLAVIITVVLFYLVGKVTSEVVGRQMFELFEAALENLPVVNKIYTSVRQAVDTLMNKKNSGQRVVLIDFPSPGQKSIGFLTHMLADATTGAPIAAVLVPQAINPSSSYLQFVPMSSITETDLTMEQAMSMLLTGGAVCPEVIHYSAPPAAVVDRLGRAIPVSIAVESPEAVAKGGQQEG; the protein is encoded by the coding sequence TTGAAACCTGTCGCTCATCGCGCTCTGCACGATTTCAAGCACAACATCCTGGCGGGAATCATCACCGCCGGACCGTTGTTCATCACGTGGCTGGTGTTTTCATTCGTGATCGGCGTGCTGGCCAAGGTGGGGCTGCCCATCGTCGCCCTGCTCGCCGTGGTGTTTCCGGGAAGCATCTCGGAGTCGAAGGGCTTCCAGTACACGCTGGCGGTGATCATCACGGTGGTGCTGTTCTACCTGGTCGGCAAGGTCACGTCCGAGGTGGTGGGGCGGCAGATGTTTGAGCTGTTCGAGGCCGCCCTCGAGAACCTGCCGGTGGTGAACAAGATCTACACCTCAGTTCGCCAGGCGGTCGACACCCTGATGAACAAGAAGAATTCCGGCCAGCGCGTGGTGCTGATCGATTTTCCGAGCCCCGGCCAGAAATCCATTGGCTTTCTCACCCACATGCTCGCTGACGCAACCACGGGCGCGCCCATCGCGGCGGTGCTGGTGCCGCAGGCCATCAACCCGTCGTCGTCCTATCTGCAGTTCGTGCCCATGTCGTCTATCACCGAGACCGACCTGACCATGGAGCAGGCGATGAGCATGCTGCTGACTGGCGGAGCTGTCTGCCCCGAGGTGATCCACTACTCGGCGCCGCCGGCCGCCGTGGTGGACAGGCTGGGACGGGCGATCCCGGTCAGCATTGCGGTGGAGAGTCCGGAGGCGGTGGCGAAGGGCGGACAGCAGGAGGGCTGA
- a CDS encoding PAS domain S-box protein yields MRDVNIGDNGALPPRGGNTKVPSPSVSRALSITALALVVLSALGHLILESYSLLFPILLDVAAIVFIGIWAVLAWRELYPRAQDPALKDIFESAGPMVIAIGLDGSISHMNPASERMLGYYASELVGTPRTGEILAEGEGPRLIGELQRLSGVEPNPELSGPQRLSVLMDTVRNLPPSQVPSFEANFRRKDGTLLPVTVHLSALRDEQGTTKGLVVVALDIAATLRQEQAARESQERYRDLFENSTEMIATLDPKGKFLYANPAWRRCFGLTHSALMALDSFVELFGPDSRDEVASLFHRSVEGDVIDRAQLRNHTVDGRVLDFELSLSQRQKAGHPLAVRCLLRDVTQQKQREHRLALQLVVSQIVGENASPEIASMRILEAVCVSQGWDVAVKWQVSSDQSWLDFSTAWGTPGSNAEAIIQKSAGHKMKSGEDLPGRAWKEGRPVWIVDLANRRSGVRTNLVVDHEMVSGWAVPVRVGSKTLAVLEFYSHRRLREDPEALAAVETVASSLGQMLARSQERGRAEELSRQQEILLDSVADGICGMDRYGNVSFANPAAARLLSAPASHLTGQSIHDLLHGSAPELRKCSDDCALKRATERQVACAGDDTLFRANGTSFPAEYFFTPIHEQGRYSGSVLSFRDISQRYALDRLKDEFISTVSHELRTPLTSIRGALGLLSSGILGNISDKAANLLRIAVTNSDRLVRLINDILDLERIQSGKEPITFRPLQLSDVVRQAIDGMQPVADAAGVQLLHDTTQAEISGDPDRLLQVLTNLLSNAVKFSTNGSTVSVMMRPGAAGVTLSVIDQGRGIPADKLEAVFGRFQQVDASDSRQKGGSGLGLAICRTIVQQHAGRIWAERNPVRGSTFRVFLPYRPETLAAAQVAAPLDQGTVLVADSNRLTRPMIAEQLARHGYRVVETTTVEQTVAAAREGVEAILVDTSLDGINGWEILPLLRHGDPKRRTPIVLLSLANQSRAELPAEAEGVLTKPVEEDTLLAELARVLCGPAERVRMLIVEDDADLSRVIAAVFAREMIEVRVAYTRQAALDECFRYQPHIMVLDIGLPDGDGFNVVDALRQREELAHMPLVVYSGRDLAAEERRQLTLGPTQFLTKARVQPQQLEALVLTLLHNSRQMDADSPIVSADRTF; encoded by the coding sequence ATGCGGGACGTAAACATCGGCGACAATGGCGCCCTCCCCCCTCGAGGGGGGAACACCAAGGTGCCATCTCCTTCCGTCAGCAGAGCGCTATCTATTACTGCGCTGGCGCTGGTTGTTCTGTCTGCGTTGGGGCATCTGATTCTGGAGTCCTACAGCCTGCTGTTCCCGATCCTTCTCGATGTGGCGGCTATCGTCTTTATCGGGATCTGGGCAGTGCTGGCGTGGAGAGAGCTTTATCCCCGGGCGCAGGATCCTGCGCTCAAGGACATCTTCGAATCAGCCGGGCCGATGGTGATTGCGATCGGCCTGGACGGCTCAATCAGCCATATGAATCCGGCTTCCGAGCGGATGCTCGGCTACTACGCCTCAGAGCTTGTCGGCACGCCCAGGACAGGCGAGATTCTGGCGGAGGGCGAAGGCCCGCGACTGATTGGGGAGTTACAGCGGCTGAGCGGCGTTGAACCGAATCCTGAGCTTTCCGGACCGCAGCGCTTGAGCGTGCTGATGGATACGGTGCGGAACCTGCCGCCCAGCCAGGTGCCGAGCTTCGAAGCCAACTTCCGGCGCAAGGACGGCACGCTGCTGCCGGTTACCGTGCACCTGTCGGCGCTGCGCGACGAACAAGGCACAACGAAGGGGCTGGTTGTAGTGGCGCTCGACATTGCGGCGACGCTGCGCCAGGAACAGGCAGCGCGCGAATCGCAGGAGCGCTATCGCGATCTATTCGAAAACTCGACGGAGATGATCGCCACACTGGACCCGAAGGGCAAGTTCCTCTACGCGAACCCGGCGTGGCGGCGGTGCTTCGGCCTTACGCATTCGGCGCTCATGGCGCTTGACTCGTTCGTGGAGTTGTTCGGACCGGACAGCCGCGATGAAGTCGCAAGCCTCTTCCACCGATCGGTCGAAGGCGACGTGATCGACCGGGCGCAGTTGCGCAACCACACCGTTGACGGGCGCGTTCTCGATTTCGAACTGAGTCTGAGCCAGCGGCAGAAGGCCGGGCATCCGCTCGCCGTACGGTGCCTGCTGCGCGACGTAACGCAGCAGAAGCAGCGGGAACACCGCCTGGCGTTGCAACTTGTAGTGAGCCAGATTGTGGGAGAGAACGCGTCGCCTGAGATCGCCTCGATGCGCATCCTGGAAGCTGTCTGCGTCTCGCAGGGCTGGGATGTCGCGGTGAAATGGCAGGTGAGTTCCGACCAGAGCTGGCTGGATTTTTCTACTGCCTGGGGAACGCCGGGATCCAATGCAGAGGCGATCATTCAGAAGAGCGCGGGGCATAAGATGAAATCCGGCGAGGACTTGCCGGGACGTGCATGGAAAGAAGGCCGGCCGGTCTGGATCGTGGACCTTGCCAACAGGCGTTCCGGTGTACGCACCAACCTTGTGGTGGATCACGAGATGGTGTCCGGCTGGGCCGTTCCGGTGCGGGTGGGCAGCAAGACATTGGCGGTGCTCGAGTTCTACTCCCATCGGCGCCTGCGCGAAGATCCGGAGGCACTGGCCGCGGTGGAAACGGTCGCTTCATCACTCGGTCAAATGCTGGCGCGTTCGCAGGAGCGCGGCCGCGCTGAGGAACTCTCGCGGCAGCAGGAGATCCTGCTGGACTCGGTGGCAGACGGCATCTGCGGCATGGACCGCTATGGGAACGTGAGCTTCGCAAATCCTGCGGCGGCGCGCTTGCTCTCGGCGCCGGCTTCGCACTTGACGGGGCAGTCGATCCACGACCTTCTGCACGGGTCCGCACCCGAGCTCAGGAAATGCAGCGATGACTGCGCCCTGAAACGCGCGACGGAACGCCAGGTGGCCTGCGCAGGCGACGACACGCTCTTCCGTGCGAATGGCACGTCGTTCCCCGCTGAGTACTTCTTCACGCCCATCCATGAGCAGGGGCGATATTCGGGATCGGTGCTGAGCTTCCGCGACATTAGCCAGCGCTACGCTCTGGACCGGCTGAAGGATGAATTTATCTCCACGGTAAGCCACGAGTTGCGGACGCCACTCACGTCCATCCGCGGGGCGCTGGGGCTGCTGTCGTCGGGGATTCTGGGGAATATCAGCGACAAAGCTGCAAACCTGCTGCGCATCGCGGTGACCAACTCCGACCGGCTGGTGCGCCTGATCAACGACATCCTCGACCTTGAACGCATCCAGAGCGGCAAGGAGCCGATCACTTTCCGGCCCCTGCAACTCAGCGACGTGGTGCGGCAGGCCATCGACGGCATGCAGCCTGTGGCGGACGCCGCCGGCGTGCAACTACTGCACGATACCACGCAGGCTGAGATTTCCGGGGATCCTGACCGGCTGCTGCAGGTGCTGACCAATCTGCTTTCGAATGCCGTGAAGTTCTCCACAAACGGCTCGACGGTTTCAGTGATGATGCGGCCTGGCGCCGCCGGCGTTACGCTCTCCGTGATCGACCAGGGACGTGGGATCCCGGCCGACAAGCTGGAGGCTGTCTTCGGGCGATTCCAGCAGGTGGACGCGTCGGACTCACGGCAGAAAGGCGGCAGCGGGCTAGGCCTGGCGATCTGCCGCACGATCGTTCAGCAGCACGCCGGCCGCATATGGGCGGAGCGCAACCCGGTGCGCGGCTCCACCTTCCGGGTCTTCCTGCCATATCGGCCAGAAACGCTGGCCGCTGCGCAGGTCGCCGCGCCGTTAGACCAGGGAACCGTGCTGGTAGCGGACTCAAACCGGCTGACTCGGCCAATGATTGCAGAGCAACTCGCCCGGCACGGATATCGCGTGGTCGAGACGACGACCGTGGAGCAGACCGTCGCTGCCGCCCGGGAGGGTGTCGAGGCTATCCTGGTCGACACCTCGCTCGACGGAATCAACGGTTGGGAAATCCTGCCCTTGCTGCGGCACGGCGATCCGAAGCGGCGCACCCCTATTGTTCTGCTGAGCCTCGCGAACCAGAGCCGGGCAGAACTGCCGGCCGAAGCCGAAGGCGTGCTGACCAAGCCGGTAGAGGAAGATACCCTTCTGGCTGAACTTGCGCGCGTGTTGTGCGGTCCCGCCGAGAGAGTCCGCATGCTGATTGTGGAAGACGACGCGGACCTGTCGCGGGTGATTGCAGCCGTGTTTGCCCGGGAGATGATCGAAGTACGCGTTGCTTACACGCGACAAGCTGCGCTGGATGAGTGTTTCCGATACCAGCCTCACATCATGGTTCTGGATATCGGCCTGCCCGACGGCGATGGCTTCAACGTGGTGGATGCGCTGCGGCAGCGCGAGGAACTGGCACACATGCCCCTGGTGGTCTACTCCGGCCGCGATTTGGCGGCAGAGGAACGGCGGCAGCTCACTCTGGGACCCACCCAGTTTCTTACCAAAGCGAGGGTCCAGCCGCAACAACTTGAGGCTCTGGTCTTGACGTTGCTGCATAATTCGCGTCAGATGGATGCAGACTCCCCGATTGTTTCCGCCGACCGGACTTTTTAG
- a CDS encoding response regulator codes for MAHRILIIDDEDDIREVAALSLETVAGWDVAVASSGAQGLVRAAEYNPDAILLDVMMPGMDGPSTFRELRKNPITANIPVLLLTAKVQSTDQRRFADLGVNAVLFKPFDPLTLPSQIAGVLGWN; via the coding sequence ATGGCGCATCGCATTCTGATCATTGACGATGAAGACGATATACGCGAAGTAGCGGCACTGAGCCTGGAAACCGTTGCCGGCTGGGATGTTGCAGTTGCCAGTTCGGGCGCCCAAGGTCTGGTTCGCGCAGCCGAATACAATCCTGACGCCATCCTTCTCGATGTCATGATGCCGGGCATGGACGGCCCGTCGACCTTCCGCGAATTGCGAAAAAACCCGATCACGGCGAATATTCCGGTTCTGCTGTTGACCGCCAAGGTCCAAAGCACGGACCAGCGCCGATTCGCGGACCTGGGAGTGAACGCCGTCCTCTTCAAGCCCTTTGATCCGCTCACTCTTCCTTCGCAGATCGCAGGCGTCCTGGGCTGGAACTGA
- a CDS encoding Hpt domain-containing protein — translation MGTGPQPQIAEALKLLWLKFLPQMQERVAVLEGASSALQAGALSDGQRSAAGAAAHKLAGVLGTFGLTEGTSLAREAEQMFTADDLLDSAAAVRIAAITNQLADLIRTHR, via the coding sequence ATGGGAACCGGGCCACAACCGCAGATCGCCGAAGCTCTCAAGCTGCTGTGGCTGAAGTTTCTGCCGCAGATGCAGGAACGCGTGGCCGTTCTGGAAGGAGCGAGCAGCGCGCTGCAGGCCGGGGCTCTATCCGATGGGCAGCGATCGGCCGCGGGAGCGGCGGCGCACAAACTGGCGGGAGTGCTAGGGACGTTCGGACTGACTGAGGGCACGAGCCTGGCGCGTGAAGCCGAACAGATGTTCACGGCTGATGACCTTCTCGACTCTGCTGCGGCGGTGCGCATCGCGGCGATTACAAATCAGCTCGCAGATCTGATCCGGACCCATCGATAG
- the xseA gene encoding exodeoxyribonuclease VII large subunit, giving the protein MNRPAQLDFTFEAQVPVRRIWPVHELVGQIREFVEQRYTDVWVEGEISNFRPAPSGHIYFTLKDADAQLPVVLFRRQALLLRFRPEDGLHVLVRGKVSIYDQRGQMQLVAETMEPVGAGSLQLAFEQLKERLKTEGLFDSARKRPLPPFPRTVGIVTSPTGAVIRDFLNIVSRRHSGLNVLLCAASVQGESASAEIVSAIECLNSSAMVDVIVVARGGGSLEDLAAFNSERVARAIAASKLPVVSAVGHETDFTIADFVADLRAPTPSAAAELITEAQHRIAEHMAGLNSRLDRAARFQLLQARQRLTRVPAARTESRIMTTLHRLEQRLDDTNLRMQANVNWQIRERQRHVAELSASVLRHDPRQQLAHARQHFTAGATRMENAMRRTLHEQHARLNSLHARLRSLSPLAVLERGYALVLDRKGALIRSMKQVQPGNIFTTRLSDGAFTSRVEDAAPRQETEKA; this is encoded by the coding sequence ATGAACCGGCCGGCGCAGCTCGACTTCACCTTTGAGGCCCAGGTACCGGTGCGCCGCATCTGGCCGGTGCATGAACTTGTCGGGCAGATCCGCGAGTTCGTCGAACAGCGGTACACAGACGTCTGGGTCGAAGGCGAGATATCCAATTTCCGTCCCGCACCTTCGGGGCACATCTACTTCACCCTGAAGGATGCGGACGCGCAGCTTCCCGTGGTCCTCTTCCGGCGGCAGGCGCTGTTGTTGCGGTTTCGTCCGGAAGACGGCCTGCACGTGCTCGTCCGCGGGAAGGTAAGCATCTACGATCAGCGCGGGCAGATGCAGCTTGTCGCGGAGACCATGGAGCCGGTAGGCGCCGGATCGCTGCAGCTTGCGTTTGAGCAGTTGAAGGAGCGGCTGAAGACCGAGGGCCTCTTCGACTCGGCGCGCAAGCGTCCACTGCCGCCATTTCCGCGCACCGTGGGCATCGTCACATCCCCAACGGGCGCCGTAATTCGGGACTTCCTCAATATCGTGAGTCGCCGTCATTCAGGCCTCAATGTGCTGCTGTGTGCAGCGTCTGTGCAGGGCGAATCGGCAAGCGCGGAAATTGTGAGCGCCATTGAGTGCCTGAACTCATCCGCGATGGTGGATGTCATCGTCGTTGCGCGCGGCGGAGGATCGCTCGAAGATCTCGCCGCGTTCAACAGCGAGCGTGTGGCGCGGGCTATCGCGGCATCGAAACTGCCCGTAGTATCTGCTGTTGGTCACGAGACCGACTTCACCATTGCGGATTTTGTTGCCGACCTGCGCGCACCTACGCCCTCGGCTGCCGCTGAACTCATCACAGAGGCGCAGCATCGTATTGCCGAGCACATGGCAGGACTGAACTCGCGTCTCGATCGCGCAGCGCGATTCCAGCTCCTCCAAGCCCGGCAAAGGCTCACGCGCGTGCCCGCAGCGCGCACAGAGTCGCGCATCATGACTACGCTCCACAGGCTTGAGCAACGCCTCGATGACACCAACCTGCGCATGCAAGCCAACGTGAACTGGCAAATCCGCGAACGCCAGCGCCATGTTGCCGAGCTCAGCGCGAGCGTGCTTCGGCACGATCCGCGCCAGCAACTGGCGCATGCGCGGCAGCACTTCACCGCAGGCGCCACGCGCATGGAAAATGCAATGCGCCGCACACTTCACGAGCAGCACGCGCGCTTGAACTCGCTTCACGCCCGGCTGCGGTCGCTCTCGCCGCTCGCTGTTCTCGAACGTGGCTACGCGCTTGTGCTTGACCGCAAGGGCGCGCTGATTCGTTCGATGAAGCAGGTGCAGCCGGGCAATATATTCACCACGCGCCTGAGCGACGGCGCATTCACCAGCCGCGTGGAAGACGCGGCACCTAGACAGGAAACCGAGAAGGCATGA